A single window of Caldicellulosiruptor bescii DSM 6725 DNA harbors:
- a CDS encoding response regulator produces the protein MKILIVDDAVFIRKVLRGILQELGEEVVGEASSGNEALRMVKEYRPDVVTLDITLPDMSGLELLKKIKEISSSTQVVMITAISNHEVVKEAMKVGATNYITKPFSREKVEEVLKKVEKNIQALSQIERNMTDEKSISQKELSQARIETLGVENESKNEEVAKIDKFAKVESKDSKSKIDTTENLNTSELTQDLSEKRNETNNQQEISETVSDLIETEVGVSDEFLEDEKEGSTTGVFYDEDKGEELEVGVVTNIEFEQKGGEDILSICINKELAYNVGRMKLGNGIIVTLEECFVLSSVKHEYIFENSLIEKVEVKEINENAYVMIFTKAKKFDIREREGKISIIFKKSKGVISYNKNNKFIMIDNVLPSNIQVDTVSEKEYIIRISTKDVVYNEGETKVEDLIVDRYTVEKSANGYDVKIVLYKEARYEIIEGRTSVGIKFVEVNILKDVVVHHSEQETLIELVTNSNSVPVVLEHDAENGVAYVYLQGYNVSKSLLEKNFEFEEEYLESLKIVEEREKGQSYLVIYSPVKRISVVKEKGKTFISIKPKKAFILYNVFQECIVFQNILPEEIEINHNQIQNTIEFQVNNKYVILLKDPILDKEEYNTFSSIKVEKTGMKYIGTIVLKSKSKIEVALSNDKNSTNLFVIPYKKLNKIKAFEYEGSGPKAFLTLKGEGEIKYIAERDKEKGAVTIRVLTASLCNIEQPIVEFREGCIERIEFYEQEEDVVINIFSKAEDFDVRLENSDIIVEFEAQVVTFTPVIEDYMVVFELPLINYDDIDIEKNEENNMLVVKVNRRDIYIEKGIKYLQTGIVKRYQVVQENGYKLLIDTTDEIRYSLERKESNILFVIEKCPVLEKVEVNEQSDELVHVSLYFNRGGIKPQKIEKIDGRLEILLGEVLTKDKNIVWNTESRRIIRNIDYIINEKVLVLSIEHAYALWQIIAENNVIKLTFEVKHCEILIEDEYIKIQNVESDKVQVLKFEDNGLLIVIVPQNAAFLTSNSIKFNSENVLYTAVEQDINQTVWKIYVLYKLNMTFESEISNNDVIIKVNTKRNDFVGRELEAERN, from the coding sequence ATTTCATCCTCTACGCAGGTTGTAATGATTACAGCAATTAGTAATCATGAGGTTGTAAAAGAGGCGATGAAAGTTGGAGCAACAAATTATATCACAAAACCATTTTCCCGTGAAAAAGTTGAAGAGGTTCTGAAGAAAGTAGAAAAAAATATTCAAGCGTTGTCTCAAATTGAAAGAAATATGACTGACGAGAAAAGTATAAGTCAGAAAGAATTAAGTCAAGCAAGAATTGAAACACTTGGTGTAGAGAATGAAAGCAAAAATGAAGAAGTTGCTAAAATAGATAAATTTGCAAAAGTTGAAAGTAAAGATAGTAAAAGTAAAATTGATACAACTGAAAATTTAAATACTTCAGAATTGACCCAAGATCTCTCAGAAAAAAGAAATGAAACAAATAATCAGCAAGAAATCAGCGAAACAGTTTCAGATTTGATAGAGACAGAGGTAGGTGTGTCAGATGAGTTTCTTGAGGATGAAAAAGAAGGAAGTACTACAGGTGTTTTTTACGACGAAGACAAAGGTGAGGAGTTAGAAGTTGGTGTTGTAACTAATATAGAATTTGAGCAGAAGGGTGGAGAAGATATTCTTTCAATTTGTATAAATAAAGAATTAGCTTACAATGTAGGTAGAATGAAATTAGGGAATGGAATAATAGTTACTCTCGAAGAATGTTTTGTATTGTCGAGTGTCAAACATGAATATATATTTGAGAATAGTCTTATCGAGAAAGTTGAAGTAAAGGAAATAAATGAGAATGCATACGTTATGATTTTTACTAAAGCTAAAAAATTTGATATACGTGAAAGGGAAGGAAAGATATCGATAATTTTCAAAAAGAGCAAAGGAGTTATTTCTTACAATAAAAATAACAAATTCATAATGATAGATAATGTGCTACCTTCTAATATTCAAGTAGATACTGTTTCCGAGAAAGAATACATCATTAGAATATCCACTAAGGATGTTGTATATAACGAGGGAGAAACTAAAGTAGAAGATTTAATAGTAGACAGATATACAGTAGAGAAGAGTGCAAACGGATATGATGTGAAAATTGTTTTATATAAGGAAGCAAGATATGAAATTATTGAAGGAAGAACATCGGTTGGAATAAAATTTGTGGAAGTAAATATTTTGAAAGATGTGGTAGTACATCATTCTGAACAGGAAACATTAATAGAACTTGTGACAAACTCAAATAGTGTACCTGTAGTGTTAGAACATGATGCAGAGAATGGTGTTGCTTATGTATATTTGCAAGGTTATAATGTATCAAAGTCGTTACTTGAGAAAAACTTTGAATTTGAAGAGGAGTATCTTGAAAGCCTTAAAATAGTTGAAGAAAGGGAGAAGGGGCAATCGTATCTTGTTATTTATTCACCAGTAAAAAGAATTTCAGTAGTAAAAGAAAAAGGCAAGACATTTATTTCGATAAAGCCTAAAAAAGCTTTTATACTCTATAATGTGTTTCAGGAATGCATTGTATTTCAAAACATACTTCCTGAAGAAATTGAAATTAACCATAACCAGATTCAAAACACAATCGAGTTTCAAGTTAATAACAAATATGTAATTTTATTGAAAGACCCTATTTTAGACAAAGAAGAATATAATACATTTAGTTCCATAAAAGTAGAGAAAACAGGGATGAAATATATAGGAACAATTGTTCTCAAAAGCAAAAGCAAAATTGAAGTTGCGTTGTCGAATGATAAAAATTCGACAAATCTATTTGTTATTCCATATAAAAAGTTGAATAAAATCAAAGCATTTGAATATGAAGGAAGTGGTCCTAAGGCATTTTTAACTCTCAAGGGTGAAGGAGAAATAAAATATATTGCAGAAAGGGACAAAGAAAAAGGTGCTGTTACAATAAGAGTTTTAACTGCTTCATTGTGCAACATTGAACAGCCAATAGTTGAGTTCAGAGAGGGCTGTATTGAACGTATAGAGTTTTATGAGCAGGAGGAAGATGTTGTAATAAATATTTTTAGTAAAGCAGAGGATTTTGATGTAAGGTTGGAAAATTCAGATATAATTGTTGAGTTTGAGGCACAAGTTGTAACATTTACTCCAGTTATTGAAGATTATATGGTTGTATTTGAATTGCCTTTGATAAATTATGATGATATAGATATTGAAAAAAATGAAGAAAATAACATGTTGGTTGTTAAAGTGAACAGGAGAGATATTTATATAGAAAAAGGGATCAAGTATTTACAAACCGGGATTGTCAAAAGGTATCAAGTAGTTCAGGAAAATGGTTATAAACTATTAATTGATACTACTGACGAGATTAGATACTCTTTAGAAAGGAAAGAGAGTAACATATTATTTGTAATAGAAAAATGCCCTGTTCTTGAAAAGGTTGAAGTTAATGAACAAAGTGATGAACTGGTACATGTTAGTTTGTATTTTAACAGAGGAGGAATTAAACCTCAGAAGATTGAAAAAATTGACGGTAGACTTGAAATCTTGTTAGGAGAAGTATTAACTAAGGATAAAAATATTGTTTGGAATACCGAATCAAGGAGAATTATTAGAAATATCGACTATATAATTAACGAAAAAGTGCTTGTCTTATCCATAGAACATGCTTATGCATTGTGGCAAATAATCGCAGAAAACAATGTTATAAAACTTACTTTTGAGGTGAAACACTGTGAAATTTTAATAGAAGATGAATATATTAAAATACAAAATGTTGAAAGTGATAAAGTGCAAGTCTTGAAATTTGAAGACAATGGTTTACTGATTGTAATAGTACCACAGAATGCAGCTTTTCTAACTTCTAATTCCATCAAATTTAACTCAGAAAATGTTTTATATACTGCAGTTGAGCAAGACATAAATCAAACAGTTTGGAAAATTTACGTTTTATACAAATTGAACATGACATTTGAGTCAGAAATCAGCAATAATGACGTAATAATAAAAGTAAATACAAAGAGAAACGATTTTGTGGGGAGAGAGTTAGAAGCAGAAAGAAATTAA